Within Vidua macroura isolate BioBank_ID:100142 chromosome 38, ASM2450914v1, whole genome shotgun sequence, the genomic segment CTGGTTTCATTCTCCTCTTGGGTTcctcccaaagcctggccagggcCCAAGAGGAACCAAGGGAGATGACTTTGACCATACAGCCCCAGACAAGGCCAGATGTCAGATTTCATGGCCTTGTCCTGCTTCTAAACACAGAAAGGTCAATACATGTTTCACTAATGAGTGGATCCATCTATCACAGCACTAATGACCATGCATATTTCATTAATGAGCAGATACAAAGACAACCTTTGGCTGGAAGGTTCATCCAGAGGCCACCTTTTGCTCAGGGCCTGTTGTTCAGGCCTCACTCAGGGCTGTTGTCCAGACCTTGGCACTTcagggacgtggtttagtgcTGGGCTTGACAGTGCTGCATGACCggctggactggatgagctcAGAGGACTTTCCCAACAGAAAGGATTctataattccatgattccatctgCTGCATTCAGCCAGCTCCATGTTAGCAGCATTAAATTGGTCAGAAAGTTTCTTCTTGCTCATCCCTTGAGGCCTGAGgcttcagctccttcagctcctggtgctcagctgctCATGCTGAACCAGATGAGTCGGAGAGAAGAACACAGTCCATCCAATTCCTTCTGGGACATGGAgaggggaggctgtggaaaCAGGAGCATTGTTTGCTGTggcctcctccctgcccttcaCGCCTTTCAGCGCTTTGAACCAGCCGAGAGCTTTCTCCAAGAGTGCAATggagcagctcttcctgctccCAGGTCTGGCTCTCTCCAGTCTCTGACCTTGCCTGCTTTTGTCCCCCTtgctgtgccctctgttcccccAGGGCtcggtggctgctgcccaggactgtGGGACTGGCACAGATCCAGTGGGCGAGAccctcctttctctgcccttggagctgcctgggcacagcagccttttccatctGGAAGCTCCCCATggacagctgtccccagctccgttccttGAACAacctccaggagcccagggctgccaccTCAagtccctgctggccctgggggctcccaggTGCCTCAGGCTGCTATGACACCGCTGCACAGGGGAGGGAAGagtggcaggggctgtgctgaaagtcagctccatgtgctgctgctgctggggggtcatttgtccagccctgccccagagtCAGGGGTCAGatccaggccctgctgctgctccctggggatcAGCCCCAGTTTGGGTGTTGCTGTCAGGGCCAGCAGGAGcggtggctgcagcagcgggtGCTGACAGTGCCCAAGCCCCGGGGCCAGAGgggtccctgggctggggctgggagggagctgcccCTTGTTCTCCCCCTGCCTCACCCAGAGCTGAGCCGGGCACAAgtggggcagcagagccagcggGGAGCCTGCgagtctcttccagccctgtctgctcCGAGTTTGGGCCTTGGAGCCTTAGGTggccaaaggcagctgctgcttgtccCTCTGTGTGCCCgtgttcagcagtgctgctccatcaGTCTGTGCCCAGCAATGGGGAaaagcctcagccctgcagggccaggagctgccgggctctgccagagcagctcagccaggttgaagggagctgctccccatgGGAACCAGGAGCAAAGGACACTCCTTTTATAGGAcatgttttctatttaaagaaaaaaaaaaaaaaaaaaaaaaaaaaaaaaagaaaaagcaataaaaaactATATAAAtgtgaaagataaaaacaaaacctaagtGTGTTGTGAAAAAACTTCTCTAGCTTAGGATTAAGTGGTAACTGATCTTATGAAAAAGAGAACTCAGTTATTTACTTTATGAATGAGCTGATGGCATGGATCCATCTAACTGACCTCAGcagactttttaaaagttttaggGGTTTGTTTCCAACATTGTTATCTTAAATTGTGGTTGAAGCAAGAGGAAATTGCTTTGTGCCCTTCCAGCCCCAAGCAGGACTGGGAATCTAAACTCTGTCAAATCCCAAACCCTTCAGAAGATGCCCTTCCTTCTCACCCTGTGAATGAGCTGCACATTCCCTTTGAAACTGTCAGGGGTTTCTTAAAGACACAAAGTCCCACTTAGAGCTTTTTGCTCTGGTTTGGAAGTGGGAAGGGCAATTCTCCATCCACCAGCTCCAGACTGCACTGCCTCAGGAACACGGCCCACTCGCCAGGTTTGGCCCACTCATGGCACTTctagaggaggaagaaagtgcAACTGCACCATTCCAGCAAAAAAGGAATGAAGAGTGGGACAGACAAAACATCCTGGGGAGATCCAGGCATTCAGCTGGGACTGTGGAGAGTTTAGTCCTTGCCAATGGGATGTGTGTCCCCAAGTGCAATCTCCTGGCCTGCAGGAGAGTCTCGCTCACCTGCCAAAGCAGaaagctcagggctgtgctcagaaGGGGCTCGTCTGATGCAAAGCTGTCAGAGCAATGtgagggcagagccagcccagctgtgcccagggctgagcccagcagagccctggcagagcccagagcagcctcagcacccgcAGAGCCCGGCTGCGAGGAGAGAAACCAGAAAGCGCCCGtcagctgaaggctcctgtccccttgtcccagccgGCTGCGGTGCTCAGGCCatgctggccgtgcccagagcagtgcccagagctgcccatcactgctgcctttgggagcagagcaggagggcaggacatgtgcccagcctgcagccagccacggcacatccagccctcagcagctgcccagagcaggatgctcctgtgctcgctgccatctccccaaagctctgatcccaccatgCCAAGCAGACGGGACCCACCTCATGCCATCCCCCTGTAAGAGACGGTCCAAACTTTCCTTCATTTGCCTCACGGCCGTCACAAGGACCCTGCAGACCCCTGACAGGAGTTCTGGCCTGGCTGGGGTGGACACGTGTTGAGGAattggcacagctgcccagcccacaaggaagagaaagaacaagCTGTCAAGTTTCGCAAACATTTGTCCTCCTTTGCTGCAAGAGttgtgctgcacacacagtgtggaaagccaagagaagctgcagctggtggcacaTTTTGTGACAGAAGCTgcatctcattccccaggaAAAGTTCTTGGAAAGAGCAAACAGGACTCCCAGGAGTAGAGTCCGGGAaaactgaaacagcttttaggaaattaaatgaaaatggaaagaaacaatccaagatgtttttctctatttatttttatgctccCCTTTTCCATCTTGCACTACTTCTCCATGCCATGAATTCCAAATGCATCTCACCTCTACGATCCATGACGTGGCAAGGTCTAGACACTGGAAAATACCATGAGCTAGACACAGTTTGCCTTCCCCTGGTTTTCTTGGAAAGCAATGCTGTAAACTAAATGCAGTGCTTGGGTCAGGTACAAATTCTGCATTCAGGGAATGTGCCCCGACAGGGTTTGATCCTCAGCAGGGACAATGCACAGCAGCAACCGAGGGgatccctgtgcccctgtgcagGAGTCCAGACTCTGGGTCTGGGCTGAACAGGGCAAAGTTCCCGTGTTTGGACAGGCTCAGGTGCTGCCCccggggagcgcggggctggGCGTGGGGGTGAGCGGGCAACGGACAAACGGACACGAGGACAAACGGCCCCGGAGCTTCAGttgcagcggcagcagcagcagcagcagcagcagcagacagagcagcGAAAGCAGCGACTTTGTGGAGTCCCTCttgctcttcctctccctctcccgcTGTCCCGCAGCCTCTCCCGCTCTCCcgttcccgctgtcccctcctctcccggTCTCTCTCTCCCTATGCCCGGCCGGGCCatgcccccggcccgcccccggccccgggcggggctGTCCCGTCCCCGGCCCCGGCCGTCCCGCTGCCGTCTCGCCCGCCCGGCTCTGGCCGTGCTGGCGCTGCTGGGCGGGcatcagtgcctggggctggggcggcATTGCCTCCCTTTGGCTCCGCCTGGCCCGagcccgtccccgtccccggccccagccccggccccggccccggccccggccccggccccggcgccggcTCCTCCCGGGCCCCGCGGAGGACACAGGCGGCGCggctgctgccgccgcctccgctGCGGCTTCCCCGGCCCGAGCTCCGCCGCTCGGCAGCACGGCCACCGGCCCCGAGCCGCCGCTGTCCCGTTGCCAGGAGCGAACGCCTGGGGATGGCCGGCCCGGGGCGCTTGAGGGGCGCTCGGGGGCCGCTCCTGGCCCCGGGCCGAGCGCTGACAGCCGCGTCCCGCCAGCAGGGAAGGCGCAGCAGGGCCTGCAGGAGCAGTACTGGCTGGGTTCGCTGCTGGGCCGCGGCGGCTTCGGCAGCGTCTTCGCGGCCACGTGGCTCTCGGATGGCACGCCggtgagcggcggggccggcggcgggcgcagGAGGAGGGGCCGgaggaggaacaggaggaggaggaggaggaggatgaggaggaggaggaggaggaggaggaggaggatggggctgggcagggcggGCGGCGAGCTGAGCCCGCTGCTTCTCTTGGcttgcaggtggccatcaaaagGGTGCCATGGAACCACGTCCTGCACTGGGGCGAGCTGGTGAGTGAGCGGGGCCAGCGGCAGAAGCCGGGGCATGCCGGGCGGGGATGAGCCGGGGCCCGGCAGGGTGGAAGCCGCCGGGACGCCTCGAGGGAGAGCGGGCGTGGGGCCAGCGCAGGGCGCAGAGCATCCCGGGCTGGGCGAGGGGTTCCCgatccctggcacagcctcagCCCCACTGACGGCATCGTGCTCCTCCCGCAGCCTAACGGCACCAGCGCACCTGTGGAGGtcgtgctgctggccaaggtgtCCACTGGCTTCCCCGGTGTCgtccagctgctggagtggcTTGAGCTCCCCAACGACATTGTGATGGTGCTGGAGCACCCAAAGCGGTCTCAGGACCTGCACCATTTCATTCGGGCACGGGGGTTCCTGTCCGAGGAGGTGGCGCGGGACCTGTTccgccaggtgctggaggccgtgcggcACTGCACCAGCTGCGGGGTCCTCCACAGGGACATCAAACCAGGGAACATCCTGGTTGACCTGGCCACCGGGCAGGCCAAATTAATTGACTTTGGCTGTGGCACCTACCTGCAAGACACAGCCTACACTCACTTTGCAGGTGAGTCCACACAGGGGTGTGCTCCCGGTCCCAGCATCTCACGGCCCAACATCTCCCAGCCCAAGCTGGCTGTGGCATCGGGGATTGTCCCTTTTGCTGCCCTTGATGGCACTGAGATTTCAGCCGAGTTGCgtttcagcagggctgggtggggagacagcttccagccctgctggcagcctttgcccaccactctgcccagggctggggctgcggctggggcagccagcccagcaaAAACACCCGTGGGTGGGGGTAGCAGAGAGGGGGGGCCAGAACCTGTGCCCCAGCCGGTTTGGTGTGCAGGTGAGAAAGGGCTTGGACTGCTCCACTCACCTGGTTTGCTTTGGATTCATAATGTTTTTTGGGGcaatgcaggcagggaggatgaAGGCATGGTTTTCCCCACCAGTGAGTGGGTTTTTCCTTGTCATGGTTGGGCCTTGCCAGGGCTTCAGCTGCCCTCTTTCAAGACCAGTGGCTTCTTTTCCAACCCCAAGTCTGTACACAAGTCCCAGGTGCTGGTGAGAGGGCAGCGGTCACCCCGTGTGCCACTGGGGCAGCCCCCGCattcccagggatgctggggccaggctctgggagcagcagcatccccctgctGAAGCCCATCTCTATTCCATAGGAACACGATCATACAGCCCCCCAGAATGGATGCATTTTGGCTGGTACTACGGCAAGCCAGCTACTGTCTGGTCCCTGGGCATCGTGCTGCACTAGATGGTCTGCGGGGAGCACCCTTTCTGGGGGTGCCAGAACATCAGCTGGGACCATCAGCTCTCGCTGCCACAACGGCTCTCTCCAGGTGGATCCTCATCTCTGGCCACGGGGGCAataccagtgctgggagacagcagcagctcgtgAGCATCccgctctggcagctgctgaggagggggcacatgtcctgctctcctgctctcctccacaaCTGGGAATTGATGGGAAAGTTTaggcccagctctgagcacatccagcatggcctgggcagGGGAATAGTGGGGCAAAGCCAACAGGAGCCTTCTCCAGCTGACCAGCGGGTTCTGGTTTCTCTGCCCAGAGTGCCAAGATCTGATCAGGAGGTGTTTATCCATGCTGAATATGGAAAGGCCTTCGTTAGAAGAGCTGTTGTGTGATCCCTGGATGCAGGACATTCATCTGCCCTAGAAGAAGGGAAAGAGCCACAGGCACACTCTGATGCAGGGCCCTGGTAAGTTACAGCTCCACACATGCCTTGGCAATCAGAAGCAAAGGAACCCAGACTtttttgtgctgcctgtgtcactgcccaggGGTCATCAGATGGGAAGACGCAGCCCTTGTGCTGGAgcggagctgctctgcccagcactggtgGCCGCCATCCGAGCTGCTTCTGCTTGTCCTTGGTTCCCTGACAGCTGGGGCCCTGGGCAGAACCCTGACAGCCTGGTctcagccccagggaaggagaaggagcccctggagaagctgtAGCAGGtgggactgctgctgctggagacagcgAGGAAGACATCAAGGATGACAACCTCTTGCTCCACCTGGTCACTGGCAGGATGAAGATGACGTCACTTTGATTCTGGCACcttctccaaagccaggctccacagggaatTTGCAGATGAGTCCACACGCAGGGGATGCTCCCAGATTTGGGCATTGCACAGCCTGGCCGGGAACCAAAGGTTCCCCCTTTGCTGGGGCGGATGCAGCTGATCCTTCAGTCggctgcccagctgcttttggcagggctgggggcatgggctggggtgggcaCGAAATGGGAgtgggctcctggccctgccaacagcccccaccacccaccgtgccccgggctggggctggggctggggcagccagcccgacacaaaccaacccccatggtgggagcagaggtgggactCCAGAgcctgtgcaggggctgctttgctttgcaggcaaggaagggcttgggctgctcccctgcccttgTTTGCTTTGGAATCACTCTTATTTTGGGAGGCagtgcagggggaagggagaaagcctGGGCTTCCTTCACCCATGGGTAGTTTTTTCCCTGGCATGCAGGGGTTGCGCCTTCCTCACGCCCCAGACAGAGATAtgatttttgaccttttttcttgtttcccctttttgtctgtAATCTACTTTCAATAATTTGTGGTGTGTTTTTCTAGAGGAAGCGTTCTAGGTGGGGTCCAGTCTGGATG encodes:
- the LOC128821313 gene encoding LOW QUALITY PROTEIN: serine/threonine-protein kinase pim-1-like (The sequence of the model RefSeq protein was modified relative to this genomic sequence to represent the inferred CDS: inserted 2 bases in 1 codon; substituted 1 base at 1 genomic stop codon); protein product: MPGRAMPPARPRPRAGLSRPRPRPSRXAVSPARLWPCWRCWAGISAWGWGGIASLWLRLARARPRPRPQPRPRPRPRPRPRRRLLPGPAEDTGGAAAAAASAAASPARAPPLGSTATGPEPPLSRCQERTPGDGRPGALEGRSGAAPGPGPSADSRVPPAGKAQQGLQEQYWLGSLLGRGGFGSVFAATWLSDGTPVAIKRVPWNHVLHWGELPNGTSAPVEVVLLAKVSTGFPGVVQLLEWLELPNDIVMVLEHPKRSQDLHHFIRARGFLSEEVARDLFRQVLEAVRHCTSCGVLHRDIKPGNILVDLATGQAKLIDFGCGTYLQDTAYTHFAGTRSYSPPEWMHFGWYYGKPATVWSLGIVLHXMVCGEHPFWGCQNISWDHQLSLPQRLSPECQDLIRRCLSMLNMERPSLEELLCDPWMQDIHLP